The genomic interval TACGGCTTACATAATTTTCATATGATAAGACGGAATGACAAATGATATCAGTGATACAGAGCCGTCAATATAGTATAGATCCAGGAAAAGACTAATGGATGCCCACAAATCAGCCCTTATTTGTTACCAACAAATACTAGAATTAAGCGATCGCATGTTGCAATTGGCGATGCAGTCAGAGTGGGAAAAACTTATCGAATTAGAACAGGAATACCTGAGCGCAGTGAGTAAGCTGACATCACTGATTGAGGGAAAAAATCTGACCCTTACACCGCTCGATCAGGAACGCATCAAAGTGTATCTGGAAAAAATCCTTAATAACGAACAAACTATACGGGATAAACTACAAGCGCGGATGGATGAGCTAAGAGAATTGATTGGTCAATCTACCCGTCAACAGTCTGTTAATGCTGCATATCATAAATTCTCAAGTGGTAATTCGATGCTTCCTGGTGGTGGCAAACGGTAAGATCGAGTAACAGTCATTCTCGTTCCTCGTTATTTCAACTGTAATACCAATTATAGTTTGTCGAGTTAGCCATGTTTGAGCAGTGTATTTACACTTTGCTGGTTTAATTTGAATTTAATACTAAACAGCATCATGCATAATAAAAAACGAGAGTGGATAATATCCGCACTCGTTTTTTATTACAAATACACTCCGAGTTCGGAGGTTAGATGCGTGATCTGCGACATTCAGACGGACATGTTCATGATTTCCTGATAGGCGGATACCAATTTATTTCGAACCTGAACTCCCATCTGCAACGATAATGACGCTTTCTGCAAGTCAACCATGACATCGTTAAGTGCGATGCCTTTTTCGCCCAATTCATATTGTTGAGCCTGAGTTTTAGCCGTTTCCTGCTGTTGGCTGATTTTATCCAGCGCGGATTTCATCTCTTGCGCGAAACCAACACCTGCCGCAACTTCATTTGTATCAACGGAAGTGCTGGACAGGTTGGTTGATGCCGCCTGTGTTGCTACAGATTGCAGTTGGTGCAGAACAGATTCAATTCCTTGCACTGACATTTTCAAGCCCCAAGAACAGTCATGGATAATTGGTAATCAATGTACCAGAATACCTGGCACCCTAAGCGCTTAAATAGCTATAAAAACATTTGCTAATTCACCCATAGAATTGTGCTGTGCAGGGAAATAATATATCGCCCAAACCAGAAAGGTGAACGCTTAAGCTGCTAAACAGCCATTGCTTATCAGGGAGTCTATTTTGTTTTTATCAATAACTATCAAAATGTTAATTGGCAGGAAGAGTGCATGAGCTCCGTGAAAAGCAGTTCGCCCGCGATGAGTATGAACGGATTTACTGCTGTACTTAATCGGCTACGCGCTAACCTAAGAGTGCCACTGCTTATTGCTGCGGCATTTGCGGTAGCCGTTGTGACAGCATTGGCTTTATGGGCTAAAAGTCCTGATTATAGAGTGCTTTACAGCAATCTTAACGATCGTGATGGTGGCGAAGTCGTCACTCAACTGACGCAAATGAACGTGCCATATCGTTTTGCTGACAATGGCGGTGCGATACTTATTCCCTCCGACAAAATTTATGACACCCGTTTGCGACTGGCGCAACTTGGGCTACCGAAAGGCGGTGCCGTAGGGTTTGAACTGCTTGATCAAGAGAAGTTCGGGATCAGCCAGTTTAGTGAACAGATTAATTATCAACGCGCGCTGGAAGGCGAATTGTCCAGAACGATTGAGACGCTCGGTCCTGTTCATAGCGCCCGCGTTCATCTGGCTATCCCTAAACCTTCGCTTTTTGTCCGGGAACAAAAATCACCGTCAGCCTCGGTGACGCTGAACCTGCAACCAGGCAGAGCGCTTGATGAAGGGCAGATTAACGCCATTGTTTATATGGTTTCCAGCAGTGTCTCTGGGCTGCCGCCTGAGAATGTAACGGTTGTCGATCAAAACGGTCGTCTTTTGAGCCAAACGGATGCGGCGGGACGTGATCTGAACGCGGCGCAGCTCAAATATGCGACGGAAGTTGAAGGTCGTTATCAGCGTCGTATCGAGGCCATTCTGACGCCAATCGTCGGTATGGGGAATGTGCATGCGCAAGTGACGGCTCAGATCGATTTTTCAAACCGTGAGCAAACCGACGAACAATATCAGCCCAATCAAACACCGAATCAGGCTGCTGTGCGTTCGCAGCAATCAAGTCAAAGTGAGCAATTGGGTGGTAGAAATATTGGCGGCGTACCTGGTGCATTGTCGAACCAGCCGTCCGCAACACCAACGGCACCGGTTACTACACCCGGCAATCAGACCAATCAAAATAATGCCAGTCAGACAAATGCGGCGAACAATGCCAGCGCTGGCGCACAGGCGGGGACGTCC from Musicola paradisiaca NCPPB 2511 carries:
- the fliT gene encoding flagellar protein FliT — protein: MDAHKSALICYQQILELSDRMLQLAMQSEWEKLIELEQEYLSAVSKLTSLIEGKNLTLTPLDQERIKVYLEKILNNEQTIRDKLQARMDELRELIGQSTRQQSVNAAYHKFSSGNSMLPGGGKR
- the fliE gene encoding flagellar hook-basal body complex protein FliE → MSVQGIESVLHQLQSVATQAASTNLSSTSVDTNEVAAGVGFAQEMKSALDKISQQQETAKTQAQQYELGEKGIALNDVMVDLQKASLSLQMGVQVRNKLVSAYQEIMNMSV
- the fliF gene encoding flagellar basal-body MS-ring/collar protein FliF — its product is MSSVKSSSPAMSMNGFTAVLNRLRANLRVPLLIAAAFAVAVVTALALWAKSPDYRVLYSNLNDRDGGEVVTQLTQMNVPYRFADNGGAILIPSDKIYDTRLRLAQLGLPKGGAVGFELLDQEKFGISQFSEQINYQRALEGELSRTIETLGPVHSARVHLAIPKPSLFVREQKSPSASVTLNLQPGRALDEGQINAIVYMVSSSVSGLPPENVTVVDQNGRLLSQTDAAGRDLNAAQLKYATEVEGRYQRRIEAILTPIVGMGNVHAQVTAQIDFSNREQTDEQYQPNQTPNQAAVRSQQSSQSEQLGGRNIGGVPGALSNQPSATPTAPVTTPGNQTNQNNASQTNAANNASAGAQAGTSASGLQSSNTRRDSTINYEVDRTIRHTKQSAGNVQRLSVAVVVNYALNSEGKAAALSEEQVKQIESLTRETMGFSSDRGDTLNVVNAPFNEVTDGSGELPFWQKQAFLDLVTSIGKWLLVLLVAWILWRKTVRPQMQKRAQQQALMEGLSAAKQEEDIVVQLSREEQEQQRKSQQRVHAENQSQRIRDLAESEPRVCALVIRQWMSTEL